AAATGCCCGAGCACCTTCTGCATCTGGCTGGCCCCGGCGCAACCAATGCAACGGGTGCCGCGAATGGCACCACCCACAGATAAACAAGCGAGACACCGAGATGACCACAGGCTTCCCCATCAACGCCCAAAACATCCTGCCCGATGACGCAAGTAATGCCGTCCTGATCGGGCGCATCTGGGACCCGCGCGTTTCCGGACCGACACCGGTGCTTCTTGATGGTGAAACGCTGCGCGATATCAGCAGTGTCGCACCGACCGTCAGCGAAATCCTTGAACTTGATGACGTTCTGGCAAAGCTTTCAAATCCGGCAAGCTTCCCGACTGTCGCCACACTCAGTGATATTCTTGACCAGTCCCGTCCGGGGGCCGATGAAAACACCCCGCATCTTCTGTCCCCCAATGATCTGCAGGCGATCAAGGCAAGCGGCGTGACCTTTGTTGCAAGCCTTCTTGAACGCGTGATCGAGGAACAGGCGCGCGGTGATTCAAGCAAAGCCGATCAGATCCGCACCGAGATCACCGGCATTATCGGTGATGACCTCTCACAGATCGAACCGGGTTCGCAAAAGGCCGCCGATATCAAGACCGTGCTGCTCGAAAAAGGCGCGTGGTCGCAATATCTTGAAGTCGGCATCGGTCCGGATGCGGAAATCTTTACCAAGGCGCCGGTCATGTCGGCTGTCGGGCATGGCGCGCATGTCGGCCTGCACCCGATTTCAACCTGGAACAACCCGGAACCGGAAGTGGTTCTGACCGTAACATCAAAGGGCAAGATCGTTGGTGCGACACTTGGCAATGACGTCAACCTGCGTGATGTCGAAGGGCGTTCCGCCCTGTTGCTGGGCAAGGCAAAGGACAATAACGCATCCTGCGCCATTGGCCCGTTCATCCGCCTGTTTGACGGCAAGTTTACGCTGGAAACCGTCAAATCGGCAGATATCGCCATGGCCGTCGATGGACCCGAGGGATATCACCTCGATGCGGTCAGCTCCATGAGCCAGATCAGCCGCACACCCGAA
The DNA window shown above is from Thalassospira sp. ER-Se-21-Dark and carries:
- a CDS encoding fumarylacetoacetate hydrolase family protein, which produces MTTGFPINAQNILPDDASNAVLIGRIWDPRVSGPTPVLLDGETLRDISSVAPTVSEILELDDVLAKLSNPASFPTVATLSDILDQSRPGADENTPHLLSPNDLQAIKASGVTFVASLLERVIEEQARGDSSKADQIRTEITGIIGDDLSQIEPGSQKAADIKTVLLEKGAWSQYLEVGIGPDAEIFTKAPVMSAVGHGAHVGLHPISTWNNPEPEVVLTVTSKGKIVGATLGNDVNLRDVEGRSALLLGKAKDNNASCAIGPFIRLFDGKFTLETVKSADIAMAVDGPEGYHLDAVSSMSQISRTPESLVSQAIGKHHQYPDGIMLFLGTMFAPTDDRGGAGKGFTHEMGDLVSISTPSLGKLVNQVDRSDAIKPWTFGISALMNNLARRGLL